The genomic region ACGGTTCGGGCCGACGGACGCCTCTATGCGCGAGGAATCGCCGACGACAAGGCCGGCGTGATGATGCACGTGGCCGCGGCCGACTCGTTCCTGCGGGCTGAGAAGCGCCTTCCCTTGAATGTGAAGGTGATCATCGAGGGGGAGGAGGAGGTCGGCTCGGGGCATCTCGAGGACTTCCTCCGCGCCAATCGAGAGATGCTCGCCGCGGACTATCTTGTCCTCACCGACACGGCGAACTTCGAGGAGGGGATCCCCGCCATCACATTCCAGCTCCGGGGCATGGTGGCCGTCGATGTCGAGGTGGCGGGCCTCAGGGGGCGCGTGCACAGCGGAAGCTGGGGCGGCCCCGTTCCCGATCCGATCATGGCCCTTTGCAGAATCCTCGATCGCCTGGTCGACGAGGACGGCGTCCCCTGCGATCCCGATATCAGGGCCGGCATCAGGGAGACTCCCGACGCGGCGCGCGCGCGCCTGCAGGCGCTCCCCTTCGATGAGGCGGACTTCATGAGGCAGGCCGGCCTGCTGCCCGGCGTCCGGATCGCGGGCGAGAAGAAGTACAGCGTCTACGAGAGGATGTGGACGCGCCCCAGTCTCACGGTCGTGGCGATGGAGGCGAGCCTCATGAAGGACGCCACCAACCAGATCGTCGATTCGGCGAGGGCGCGCGTCACGGTGCGGATCGTCCCGGATCAGGATCCCGAGGCCGTGCGGGACGCGCTCGTCGCCGCTCTCCATCGCGATCCTCCGTGGGGAGTCCAGGTCCGCGCGAAGCCGCTGCACACGGGACTCTGGTGGACGACCGAGCCGAGCGGTCCCGCGTTCGACGCCGCGATGCGGGCGCTGCGCGCCGGATACGAGCAGGAGCCGGCCCTCATCGGCTGCGGGGGATCGATTCCATTCGTGAAGCCGTTCCAGGACATCTTCGGCGGCATCCCCTGTCTCCTCCTCGGGGTCGAGGATCCGACATGCCAGGCGCACGGGGAGAACGAGAGTCTGAGCCTGAGGGACTGGCGCAAGGCGATCCGTTCGGCGATCTATCTCTACGCGGAGCTGGCGGAGCTGCGCTAGATGTCCTTGACTGTATCTGAGACGCGAGCGGCCGCGCCGCGAGGCCCGGCGCCCCCGGAACCCAGCCGGGCCGAGCGGATGCGCCAGGCGAGCGTGTCAGTTGCAGTCAAAACGGTCCAGGAGCCGCGGCGACACGAGAGGAAGGACGTCAGATGAGTCGAGAGACCCAGCCGCCCGCGGCGGACAGTCGCCTCAAGGCGAAATACGAGTGTCTCCTTGAGTGGTTCCGCGAGGCGGGAAGCGCGGTCGTGGCCTATTCGGGCGGAGCCGACAGCGCCTTCCTTCTGATGGCCGCCCACGAGGCTCTCGGCGACCGCTGCGTCGGCGTGACCGCCTTCTCGCCGAGCATGCCGCGCGCGGAACTCGAGAGCGCCGTGGCGACGGCGCGGGAGATCGGCGCGCCTCACCGGGTCATCGAGACGCACGAGCTCGACGATCCCCAGTACCGAGAGAACAGCCCGATGCGGTGCTACTTCTGCAAGGGCGATCTCTTCGATCGGCTCCTCGAGTTCGCGAAGGAGAATCGATACGCCGTCGTCGCGGACGGATCGAACGTGGATGACATCGGCGACCATCGCCCCGGGATGCAGGCCGCGCGCGATCGCGGCGTCCGGAGCCCTCTGCAGATGATTGGCCTCGGGAAGCAGGATATTCGGGCACTGGCGAGGCAGCGCGGGCTCTCCACCTGGGACAAGCCCGCGGCCGCCTGTCTCTCCTCCCGCATCCCCTACGGCACCGAGGTGACGGCGGAGAGGCTCGCGACGATCGAGAAGAGCGAGATGATCCTCAAGGAGCTGGGGATCCGGCAGCTTCGGGTGCGGCACCACGGCGAGATCGCGCGGATCGAGGTCGTCCCGGAGGACTTCGCGCGCGTGATCGAGAACCGCCGGCAGATCCTCGAGCGGATGAAGGCTCTCGGCTTCCTCTTCGTCACGATCGACCTGGAGGGATTCCGCAGCGGGAGCCTCAACGCGGGGCTGGATCTCGGATGAACGAAGAAACCCTCCGCAGGATGCTCGAGGATGTCCGGTCCGGACGGCTGGACCTCGACGGCGCGCTGCATCGATTGCGAGATCTGCCTTACGAGGATCTCGGCTACGCGCGCCTTGATCATCATCGCGCGCTGCGAACGGGAATGCCCGAGGCGGTCTTCTGCCAGGGGAAAACGCCTGAGCAGGTCGCGGAGATCTTCGTGCGCCTCGCGGCTCGCCACGTCCAGGCGATCGGAACGAGGGCCAGCGAGGAGGCCGCCTCCGCTGTGCGGGCGCGGCTTCCCGACGCGACCTACCATCCGGTGGCGAGGATGATCCTCCATGTTCCCCGGGGGGTGGACGCGGCGGGGCCGGGAGGCGGCGCTCGCGGCGGGACGCGGCCCGTGGCGGACGGAGAGGACCAGGGCCGGCGCGAGCCGGTCGATGGAGAGGGTCCGATCGTCCTCGTGTGCGCCGCGGGGACCTCCGATATTCCGGTCGCCGAGGAAGCGGCGCTCACGGCGGAGGTTCTCGGATGCTCCGTCACCAGGCTCTGGGACGTCGGGGTGGCGGGGTTGCACCGTCTTCTCGATCACCGGCGACTTCTCTCTCGAGCCTCGGTGGTGGTCGCGGTCGCGGGGATGGAGGGCGCGCTCGCAAGCATCGTCGCAGGCCTTGTCGCCTGTCCCGTGATCGCGGTGCCGACGAGCATCGGCTACGGCGCGAGCTTCGGCGGGCTGGCGGCGCTGCTCACGATGGTCAACTCCTGCGCTCCGGGCGTGAGCGTGGTCAACATCGACAACGGATTCGGAGCGGGAGTCATCGCCCACAGGATCGTCTCCCGTCCTGAGCCGCCGTCCCCGCGTCGCGACGCCAGCGCGGTTTGATCGAATCCGGGCCGCGAATCCCGGCGCCCCCCCCTTCCCCTCACGGCTTCGTTGCTGTACAATTATAGTGGCTTGGGTTGAGCCGGTTCTCGCGTGGCCGCAGGGTCGGTTTGCCCGCGGCCGGGAAGGGATGCCACTCCGAGCGCCGGGGCGCTGGATCCCGTCCGCGCTTCGCGGTCTTGGAGAGGCTCCACAACAACGGAGGGGTTCGATGACGCACCGCATCATCCGTGGATTCCTGCTCGCGGGGTTTGGCGCCCTGCTTCTCCTGGTCGGCGGACTCTCCGCTCTCGCCGCCGCGGAGCCGGCGACCCTCAGCGTCGTCATGTCCGACGATTCGCAGATCGTGATCGATGTGACCGCTCTCGATCTCAGTAGCGAGATCGTCACGACGGCCGGCGGCCCGTTCACGGCCGTCGAGGCGCCCGAGCACGGCTTCACGAGCGAGATCGGCGCCCCGCGGCTGCCCGTCCTGCGCGGGCTCGTGGAGATTCCGGTGGGCGCGAGTTGGGATACGGCGCTCGAGGATGCCGTCTACCGCGAGGAGCCGGTTGGGGCCCCGATCCTGCCTCTGCAACCTCCCCGTCCCAAGACCAAGGAGCCGCCTCCGCCGTTCGCTTACGACGGCGCCGCCTACCGCGAGGCCGGCTACACGAAGTCCCCGGCGATCCTCGTGGAGGAGGGGGGCTTCCTGCGCGGCCGCCGGCTGGCTCAGGTCTCCGTGCGGGTCGTCGACTACGATCCGTCGGCCGGGATGATCCGCGCGCTCGAGAGCGGTCGGATCCGGGTGCGGCTGAACGGAGCGGATCCTATGGAGACGGCGCGGCTGCGGGACCGTTATCAATCCCCCTTCTTCGACGGCGTCTCGAGGAGCGTCATCCTCAACGCCGAGGCGAGCCGCTACCTGCCATCGGGCGAGATCGGATATCTCGTGATCTCGACTCCGGCCTTCTTCGGAAACGCCGACCTGGCCGACTACCTCGCATGGAAGGCCCAGAAGGGATTCCATGTGACGCACGTGTCGACGGACGCGACCGGGCCCACGAAGGAGCTGATCAAGGCCTACATCCAGACCGCCTACGACGGCTGGGAGATCCCTCCGACCTTCGTCACCCTGGTTGGCGACACGCCCGCAATTCCGCACTGGGTCGGGATCGGCGCTGATAGCCCGGCGACCGATCTCAACTACACGATGCTTGCCGGCACAGACTACCTTCCCGATGTCGCGTTGGGTCGCATATCGGTGGTCAATGCGACGGAACTTCAGAACATTCTGCGGAAGACGCTCTCCTTCGAGAGAGTGGAGTGGAGCGGAAACGACGACTGGGAACGGCACGCGACCTTCATGGCGAGCGTGGACAACTACACGGTGACCGAGGGCACCCACAACTACTGTATCAATACATACCTCCTGCCTCTCGGATACCAGTGCGATCGACTCTACTGCTACACCTACGGCGCCACCACGCAGCAGGTCCGGGACGCCTTCAACGCGGGCCGTTCCCAGGGGACGTACTCCGGACATGGAGCGGAGACCTACTGGGCGGACGGGCCGGTCTTCTATCAGAGCGATGTCCGCAACCTCGTGAACACCGTCTACCCCTTCATCCAGGCATACACATGCCTGAGCGGGAACTACTCTGTCGGCGAGTGCTTTGGCGAGACCTGGATTAGGACCGCCCGCGCCGCGATCGCCTACTTCGGTTCGTCGGTGACCTCCTACTGGACCGAGGACGACATCCTGCAGAAGCGCGTCTACCAGGGCTGGTATGACAACCAGAACGCGAACGAACCCGTCGATCGAACTTGGATCGGGGGGATGACGATCTATGGGAAGCTCAAGTACTACGATTACTTCGGCAATACGTCGACGACACGGCGCTACTTCGAGATGTATAACATCATGGGAGATGCGTCCGTCGACATCTGGACGAGTGTGCCCCGCGTGGCGGCCGTGACGGTGCCGACGGCCCTCCTTGCCGGGCAACAGAGTTTCGATGTGACCGTCCAGTCCGTGCCTTACGCGATGATCTCCATCCAGAAGTCGGACGGAGGGAACGGCATCTTCATGACAGCGTGGGGCGATGCCGCGGGGCACGCCGTGGTCAGTCTTCCCGAACCCTTGACCCCGGGAAGCCTGCATCTGACGATTACCGCCCACGACATCGAGCCTCACTTCTCCACGATCGATGTGATTCAGCCGTCCGGGCCGTATCTGATCTACGAAGCCAACTTGGTGGAAGACTATGAAGATCACGACGGAACGATTGACGCGGGGCAGATGTTCGGGCTCCGGGTCACTCTCGAGAACATTGGAGTCGACCCTGCGACCGGGTTGACAGCGGGAATCAGCTGCAACGATCCGTATCTCGAGATGAGCGTGCCGGTCGAGCCCAGCATCCCGGACATCTTGCCGGGCGGCTTCGGCACGATGGAGGGGGGGATTCCGTTCCTCTTCAGAGGCACGACGCCCGACCAGCACGTCGCCACCTTCGGGTGGCATGCCCACGGCAACGAGGGGGACTGGAACGGGCAATTCGCGTGCACGATCAACGCCCCCGCGATCTCGGCGGGAAGTTGCCTGGTTGACGACTCGGCCCCGGGCGGCGACGGCAATGGGACGGCGGATCCCGGGGAGACGGTATCGCTCTACTTATGGCTCGCGAACACCGGGCACGCGACGGCGCGCGATCTCAACGGGGTCCTGGCCACCGGCAATCCGAACGTCTCGATCATCGACGCCAGCGCTATGTGTCTCATCGCGCCGGAGGGAGAGAGCGCCCTCTTGAGCGGGTTCCAGGTGACTATCCTTCCAGGTTGTCCTTCTCCCGCGACGATTCCCTTCGATGTCGATCTGACCGGCGCGAACGGCTTCGAGGCGGCGATCGCCTTCGGCCTCTCGATCGGGGCCTTCTTCGATGACGCGGAGGCGGATCGCGGGTGGACTCTGGGAGCGCCGGACGACAACGCGACGTCGGGCCTCTGGGTCAGGGCCGATCCGGTCGGGACGAGCTACAGCGGCCAGCCTTGCCAGCCGGAGGACGACCACACGCCCGCGCCAGGGACGATCTGCTTCGTGACGGGGAACGGGACGATCGGAGGCGCGGCGACCGACAGCGACATCGACGGCGGCAAGACCACCCTCCGTACGCCGGTCTTCCCTCTCGAAGGCGCGACCTCGGCCACGGTGAGCTACTGGCGGTGGTACACCAACAACCTCGGCAACAATCCGGGGCAGGACTACTGGGACGTGGATGTCACCTCCGACGGAGTCAACTGGACGCACCTCGAGCATACGACCGCGAGCGCGAATAGCTGGACCTACTATGCCTTCAATGTCGGCGACTTTGTCTCGCTCACCGATCAGGTGCGATTCCGGTTCGTCGCTCAGGATCAGAGTCCGGGATCGCTGGTCGAAGCGGCGGTCGATGACTTCACGCTCACCGTGGTGCGGACTCCCGCGGCGGACGCGCCGCAGCCCGCGGGGATGATGCAGACAGGCATCGTCTCCTGCGGACCCAACCCCTCGAGCGGCGCTCTGCACGTTTCCTACCGGATCGGCGAGCAGTCGCACGCGAGAATCGGTCTATACGACATCGGCGGCCGGCTCGTCCGGATTCTCCACGACAGTCCCGCGACCCCGGGCGAGAAGACGCTTGTGTTCGATGCTGTCGATGGCGCGGGGAAGAGCCTCGCGTCGGGCATCTACTTCCTCAGGCTGGAGACGCCGGCGGTTCTTCAGATCCGGCAGGTGACGGTTCTGAAATAATCGCGGCGCGACGATCGAGCGCGGAGGATTCGGGCTCCGGATCCTCCGCGTTTGAAATTCTGCGATTAGATCTTCTTCGACGCCTCCCTTCGGTCGTCGCGAGCGCAGGGAGGGGATCCTCCTGCAGAATGGGAGGCTGCGGCGGCGGAATCATAAGCGGCTTTCCTCACGCCCTACTTGTGAAGTCCTTCACAAGTATGACTTCTGCGGCCCCCAGGCGAGGCAGCCGATCCATGGAAAGAGCGCCCGCATCTTCTGTTTTGCTTTGGAGTTGACGGGATTGCTCCCGCGCGGCTAGGATCATTGGCGGTGGTTAACTACCAAAGGAGTTAGCCAGATGGGTTCGGATCCTCCCAGGAACCGAAGCGATCGCTCCGCCGAGAGTGGCGAGGGGGAGCAACGCGGGGGGGGATCTTTTCAGCTCGTCCGCAACAGCCACATCTTCTCCGCCGCCGTCCGAGATGTCCTCGAGAGCGGCGCTCTTCAGGCGGCGACCGATCTTCCGCTCACGCTCTCGCAGGTCCGCCTGATCACGCTCCTCTCTCTGGACGGAAGACACAAGATCGGGGAGATCGCCGACTATCTCGGCGTGAGCGCCCCGGCAGCGACCAAACGCGTCGACAAGCTCGAGAAGCTCGGCCTCCTTTCGAGATCGCGCGGGGAGGGAGACCGGAGATCGACAATCGTCGAACTGA from Candidatus Eisenbacteria bacterium harbors:
- a CDS encoding M20/M25/M40 family metallo-hydrolase; the encoded protein is MRKPEAALGHFEKNFDSYVERLKTITRIPSVSAEGFPREEVARCAEAVAAELRAAGLENVRTIVYEGSHPYAYGEWLHAPGAPTILLYGHHDVQPPGRPEVWESPAFEPTVRADGRLYARGIADDKAGVMMHVAAADSFLRAEKRLPLNVKVIIEGEEEVGSGHLEDFLRANREMLAADYLVLTDTANFEEGIPAITFQLRGMVAVDVEVAGLRGRVHSGSWGGPVPDPIMALCRILDRLVDEDGVPCDPDIRAGIRETPDAARARLQALPFDEADFMRQAGLLPGVRIAGEKKYSVYERMWTRPSLTVVAMEASLMKDATNQIVDSARARVTVRIVPDQDPEAVRDALVAALHRDPPWGVQVRAKPLHTGLWWTTEPSGPAFDAAMRALRAGYEQEPALIGCGGSIPFVKPFQDIFGGIPCLLLGVEDPTCQAHGENESLSLRDWRKAIRSAIYLYAELAELR
- the larE gene encoding ATP-dependent sacrificial sulfur transferase LarE, yielding MSRETQPPAADSRLKAKYECLLEWFREAGSAVVAYSGGADSAFLLMAAHEALGDRCVGVTAFSPSMPRAELESAVATAREIGAPHRVIETHELDDPQYRENSPMRCYFCKGDLFDRLLEFAKENRYAVVADGSNVDDIGDHRPGMQAARDRGVRSPLQMIGLGKQDIRALARQRGLSTWDKPAAACLSSRIPYGTEVTAERLATIEKSEMILKELGIRQLRVRHHGEIARIEVVPEDFARVIENRRQILERMKALGFLFVTIDLEGFRSGSLNAGLDLG
- the larB gene encoding nickel pincer cofactor biosynthesis protein LarB; translation: MNEETLRRMLEDVRSGRLDLDGALHRLRDLPYEDLGYARLDHHRALRTGMPEAVFCQGKTPEQVAEIFVRLAARHVQAIGTRASEEAASAVRARLPDATYHPVARMILHVPRGVDAAGPGGGARGGTRPVADGEDQGRREPVDGEGPIVLVCAAGTSDIPVAEEAALTAEVLGCSVTRLWDVGVAGLHRLLDHRRLLSRASVVVAVAGMEGALASIVAGLVACPVIAVPTSIGYGASFGGLAALLTMVNSCAPGVSVVNIDNGFGAGVIAHRIVSRPEPPSPRRDASAV
- a CDS encoding MarR family transcriptional regulator yields the protein MGSDPPRNRSDRSAESGEGEQRGGGSFQLVRNSHIFSAAVRDVLESGALQAATDLPLTLSQVRLITLLSLDGRHKIGEIADYLGVSAPAATKRVDKLEKLGLLSRSRGEGDRRSTIVELSPDGRALAVRYERRKTQFAMDAFRSLDAQEMRQLALLLDRLSLSLLRQSGPDRGPCLRCGADIQPDCGVRRLRGGCPYAAFAAGRAPQARSDRRPSADRDS